The following proteins are encoded in a genomic region of Gossypium hirsutum isolate 1008001.06 chromosome D05, Gossypium_hirsutum_v2.1, whole genome shotgun sequence:
- the LOC107904154 gene encoding uncharacterized protein yields MDLGEGSGRLGSLPTTTSRTMSSSSSAFFSANQSPFFSPRSSTCQLSESARFDVQCDSTNLSADPSSSSSGIPDPECLANVGFAVSDESLMPAACVSSDFPKFDHSSCTYGHLHDNCFSGIIEKHRRHIRSHDMMFSPVPISLSSYQQSSYDVYIGLHGRKPSFLRFTNWLRAELEVQGMSCFVSDRARFRNSRKHGRIERAMDASSFGVLILTKKSFRNPYTIEELRFFSSKKNLVPIYFDLNMGDCLVRDIVEKRGELWEKHGGELWISYGGLEKEWKEAVNGLVRADAWKLEALEGCWRDCILRAVTYLAMRLGRRSVVDRLTKWREKVDKEEFPFPRNENFIGRKKELSELEFILFGDISGESERDYFELKARSKRKHLTIGWSKSKSLEERRRECNWENGSRKGKEPVIWKESEKEIEMQSTERQRYQRPRSSGRNSRRKRPAKFIYGKGIACVTGDSGIGKTELLLEFAYRYHQRYKMVLWIGGESRYIRQNYLNLWSFLDVDVRVENGIDKRRMKSFEEQEEAAISRVRKELMRNIPFLVVIDNLESEKDWWDQKFVMDLLPRFGGETHILISTRLPRVMNLEPLKLSYLSGVEAMSLMQGSVKDYPIAEIDVLRVIEEKVGRLTLGLAIVGAILSELPINPSRLLDTINRLPSRDFSWSGREAHSLRKNIFLLQLFEVCFSIFDHADGPRSLATRMVQVSGWFAPAAIPVSLLALAAHKIPEKHKGTRFWRKLLRSLTCGFSSCYSKRFESEASSMLLRFNLARSSTKEDYIHFNEVIRMYARRRGVTGVSHAMVQAVVSHASLSHHSEHIWAVCFLLFGFGNDPTVVELRVSELLYIVKEVILPLAIRTFMVFSRCSAALELLRLCTDALEAADQAFVTPVEKWLDKSLCWGPIRTNAQLNPCLWQELALTRATVLETRAKLMLRGGQFDIGDDLIRKAIFIRNSISGEDHPDTVSARETLSKLTRLLANVQAHTSP; encoded by the coding sequence ATGGATCTCGGAGAAGGTAGCGGCCGGTTGGGGTCGCTACCGACGACGACGTCTAGAACTATGTCATCATCTTCGTCGGCATTCTTTTCTGCAAATCAGTCACCGTTCTTTTCTCCGAGATCATCGACCTGTCAGTTGTCTGAATCAGCACGGTTTGATGTTCAATGTGATAGTACTAATTTAAGTGCTGATCCTTCAAGTTCGAGCTCTGGAATTCCAGATCCTGAATGCCTTGCAAATGTTGGATTTGCTGTTTCGGACGAGTCATTAATGCCGGCTGCTTGTGTTTCAAGTGATTTCCCGAAATTCGACCACTCGTCATGCACTTATGGCCATTTGCATGACAATTGTTTTTCTGGTATTATAGAGAAACATAGAAGGCATATAAGAAGCCATGATATGATGTTTTCCCCTGTTCCGATATCATTATCGTCTTATCAGCAAAGTAGTTACGACGTTTACATTGGGTTACATGGTCGGAAACCTTCCTTCCTGAGGTTCACGAATTGGCTCCGTGCTGAATTGGAAGTTCAAGGGATGAGTTGCTTTGTATCCGATAGAGCTCGTTTTAGGAACTCGCGTAAGCATGGACGTATAGAAAGGGCAATGGATGCTTCTTCCTTTGGTGTTTTGATTCTAACAAAGAAGTCATTCAGGAATCCATATACTATCGAGGAGCTTAGATTTTTTTCGAGCAAGAAAAACTTGGTTCCGATCTATTTTGATTTGAATATGGGTGATTGTCTTGTCCGGGATATAGTTGAGAAGAGGGGAGAGCTATGGGAAAAACATGGGGGTGAGTTATGGATTTCGTATGGAGGATTGGAGAAGGAGTGGAAGGAAGCTGTTAATGGCCTTGTTCGAGCCGATGCATGGAAGCTGGAAGCTCTGGAGGGTTGTTGGAGAGACTGCATATTACGAGCTGTAACATATTTGGCAATGCGGTTAGGAAGACGAAGTGTTGTAGATCGGTTAACGAAGTGGAGAGAAAAGGTAGACAAAGAGGAATTCCCGTTTCCTCGAAATGAAAACTTCATCGGCAGGAAGAAAGAATTGTCTGAGCTAGAATTTATACTTTTTGGTGACATTTCCGGAGAATCTGAAAGAGATTATTTCGAACTTAAGGCTAGATCAAAGAGAAAGCATTTGACAATCGGGTGGAGTAAGAGCAAATCATTGGAGGAAAGACGTAGGGAATGCAATTGGGAGAATGGTAGCCGGAAGGGTAAAGAACCAGTCATTTGGAAGGAGTCGGAAAAGGAGATCGAGATGCAAAGCACCGAAAGGCAGCGCTATCAAAGACCAAGAAGCAGTGGACGGAATTCACGAAGAAAGAGACCAGCGAAATTCATATATGGAAAGGGTATTGCCTGTGTAACGGGGGACTCCGGAATAGGGAAGACTGAGCTTCTTCTCGAGTTTGCCTACAGATATCACCAGAGGTATAAGATGGTTCTATGGATAGGTGGGGAAAGCAGGTACATTAGGCAGAATTATCTAAATCTCTGGTCCTTTTTGGACGTAGATGTCAGGGTTGAAAACGGCATAGACAAAAGGCGAATGAAAAGCTTCGAGGAGCAAGAGGAGGCGGCCATTTCTCGAGTCCGAAAAGAGCTAATGAGAAACATACCTTTTCTGGTGGTGATTGATAATTTGGAGAGTGAAAAGGATTGGTGGGATCAAAAGTTTGTAATGGATCTTCTTCCTCGTTTTGGCGGAGAGACTCACATTCTAATATCAACTCGCCTTCCCCGTGTGATGAATTTAGAACCTTTAAAACTCTCGTACTTGTCTGGAGTAGAGGCGATGTCATTAATGCAGGGAAGTGTAAAAGACTACCCTATTGCAGAGATCGATGTTCTCAGAGTCATTGAGGAGAAAGTCGGAAGGCTAACTTTGGGCCTAGCGATTGTAGGCGCAATCTTATCCGAGCTACCTATAAATCCGAGCCGGCTACTGGATACCATCAACCGGCTGCCCTCGAGAGACTTCTCATGGAGTGGTAGGGAAGCTCATTCATTGAGGAAAAACATATTCCTCCTGCAACTCTTCGAGGTATGTTTTTCGATATTTGATCATGCGGATGGACCAAGGAGCTTAGCAACGAGAATGGTTCAGGTGAGTGGTTGGTTTGCACCTGCTGCGATTCCGGTTTCCCTGTTAGCACTAGCTGCTCACAAGATACCTGAGAAACATAAAGGAACCAGGTTTTGGAGAAAACTATTACGTTCCTTGACTTGTGGTTTTTCTTCGTGTTACTCCAAAAGATTTGAGTCTGAAGCATCTTCCATGTTGCTAAGATTTAATTTAGCAAGAAGTAGTACCAAGGAAGATTATATCCATTTCAACGAAGTCATCAGGATGTACGCTCGGAGGAGAGGAGTTACTGGAGTTTCACATGCCATGGTTCAAGCTGTAGTCAGTCATGCGTCATTATCCCACCACTCAGAACATATATGGGCAGTTTGTTTCTTGCTATTCGGATTTGGAAATGATCCAACAGTTGTTGAGCTCAGGGTGTCGGAATTATTGTACATTGTCAAAGAAGTGATTTTGCCTCTTGCAATTCGGACATTCATGGTATTCTCCCGGTGCAGTGCTGCTCTGGAACTCCTCCGACTATGCACCGATGCTTTGGAGGCTGCAGACCAGGCATTTGTTACCCCAGTCGAGAAATGGTTGGACAAATCACTTTGTTGGGGGCCTATCAGAACGAACGCGCAATTGAATCCATGTCTTTGGCAGGAACTGGCATTAACGAGAGCCACCGTGCTAGAAACCAGGGCGAAGTTAATGCTAAGAGGGGGACAATTCGACATAGGAGATGACCTAATCCGGAAAGCCATTTTTATTCGGAACTCGATCAGTGGTGAGGATCATCCGGATACAGTATCCGCTCGTGAAACTCTGAGCAAACTCACCCGGCTTCTAGCAAATGTTCAAGCTCATACTTCACCATAG